Below is a window of Congzhengia minquanensis DNA.
ATTCATTTGCGCCAAGCATAATATAAACCTTTTCGAACCCGCCCTGCTGAATCCGGTCCATAATGGTGCCGCCGCCGGGAGCCTGCCGGGTGTTTAAAGCGTCAATGGTCATAGACGTGCCGCAGAGAAACTCCGCGTCAGGCAGATTGGCATAATCTTTCAACCCGTCGGTCAGCGAATCGCCGATAAATGCGGTGTTTTTAAAATATCCGTCACCAACCGGCTTCGTGCGGAACACCATACCAACGCCCTGGTTTAAATAAACGGAATTTTCCGCATAGGCCGCCGTTTTCTGAATGGTTTCGTCCGACATGAAAGAAGACGCACTATATAAAAACAAAACGTCTTTCACGTCGTTGTCGCCCATGTATTTAATAATATCATCGTTATAATAGCGAAGGTCAATCATGTGAATTGTTTCAAAATGGTTTGCTAAAAACGGAACGATGCTGTGGGCATAAGAATCTTTCAGCACCACCAGGTTCTTCCCGTTTTTGTTGGGACTTTCAATTACGGTTAAGGCGTGGTTTCCGTCCAAAAAATAGGAGTATTTGTCCTTTTCTTTCAAATGGGCAGGAAAATACATAGAGTCCGCCTCTGTGCCCTCATAGGGAAACTTCACCTTAAACCGCGGCGTTTCCAAGGGACGGTAGTCACAAATAACGTCCGGCGTAGTCTTTTTTAAGGATTTTGAATAGGTTGTGCCCAGAAACTCTCGTGACACGTCTGAAATTTTAAAATCGTCGCCGCTCAGTGGTGTGTATCCCAGCGTCTTAGCCAAATTATGATACACCACATAGGAACCGTTGGAGGTTAAATGGTGGTCTGTACGGTAGTATAAATAGTCATCCTTATGCTTTCTTAACAGCTCCGTGGGGTCGGCATAAACAATACCCGTGCCTGCAAATGCGTCGTTTAGTTTTGCGTTCAGCTTTAAAATGGTGTCGCGGTAAACGTTTTTAGGCAGATCGTCTTTTAAAATTTCATAGGCCGGGGGCACCACCGAAACTGTTACATTATACCGGTCTGTGTTATAAAGGGTTTTCACCGCACTGATGTTTTGTTCAATCAGCCTGTCGTTCAACGTTTTGGGTTTTTCCATCAGATAGCCGTTTTTACATACATAAACGCCGTTGTTCTCTTTTTTTCCCATAAGATATTCCATTTTCGACTTAAACACAACAAAAAAATTGCGAAAGGCAAAATGGTCGCTTACATAAGCTTCCATGTCTTTCATATATTGTCCGCTTAAAACGCTGTTTGCGCTTAATTCCGGAAATTTTTGCAAATAACGGTTTTCCAGCTGGGAATATTCCTCTTTGGGCTGGAGAATGTTAAACAGCACCAGCACTAAAAAACTGAACACAAAAATACTGTTAAACCGCCTGCAGGCGTTTCTTCGTTCATGCTTATTCAAATTTCTCCCTCCCCTGCTTTAAAATCTGAAATATAAAAACGGGTTATAGCCTGCGTCCACCAAGTAAGCCGTACACAAAATCAGCGCAACAGCAACGGGAATTACGGCGGCTGCCGGGCTTTTTTGAACAAAGCGCCTGCCAATTTTTGCCCCAAACGGCAACGACGCTGCCGCGGCGATTACTAGCAGCACCATGTTGGACAAAACGTCGTAAAAGAACATTGGCGAAACCGCGCCTGCGCCGGAAAAGCCAAACATTAACTTTAAATATCCAATGCTTTCCGTTAAGCTGTCAGACGCAAACAGCACCCAGCCAATGAGCACGAAAAAGAGTGTGTAAACCGTTCCCACCGCCTTGGGTAGCTTGTTCAGCAGTTTTGCCAAAACATCCTTCTCCAGCATTAATAAAAGGGCGTAATAAAGCCCCCATGCCAAAAAATTAAAGCTTGCACCGTGCCAGAAGCCTGTTAACACCCAAACAATTAAAATGTTTAAGTGCGCACGGCCTCTGCCTGCCCGGTTTCCGCCCAGCGGAATATAGACATATTCTTTAAACCACGTGCTTAAGGAGATGTGCCATCTGCGCCAGAAATCTGTAATGGATTTTGAAATGTAGGGATAGTTAAAATTCTGCTCAAACTCAAACCCGAACATGCGGCCTAAGCCAATTGCCATGTCGGAATAACCGGAAAAGTCAAAATAGATCTGAAACGCAAAGGCGATGATGCCCAGCCACGCCGAAAGCGCCGAAAGCTCAGGCAATGC
It encodes the following:
- a CDS encoding MBOAT family O-acyltransferase — its product is MVFSSIFFIFYFLPAILAVYFLAPKRHRNLVLFLGSLIFYAWGEPVYVALMLFSTAFNYFAGRKIGRTEQQVQKKRVLTISVVVNLAILVFFKYTNFFLGLINAALPWDIPYLNLALPIGISFYTFQTMSYVIDVYRGKVAAQKNFINFGTYVTLFPQLIAGPIVRYSTIEKQLTSRRETIEGFSSGLMCFAAGLAKKVLIANNIGLLWDSVHATALPELSALSAWLGIIAFAFQIYFDFSGYSDMAIGLGRMFGFEFEQNFNYPYISKSITDFWRRWHISLSTWFKEYVYIPLGGNRAGRGRAHLNILIVWVLTGFWHGASFNFLAWGLYYALLLMLEKDVLAKLLNKLPKAVGTVYTLFFVLIGWVLFASDSLTESIGYLKLMFGFSGAGAVSPMFFYDVLSNMVLLVIAAAASLPFGAKIGRRFVQKSPAAAVIPVAVALILCTAYLVDAGYNPFLYFRF
- a CDS encoding DHHW family protein; this encodes MNKHERRNACRRFNSIFVFSFLVLVLFNILQPKEEYSQLENRYLQKFPELSANSVLSGQYMKDMEAYVSDHFAFRNFFVVFKSKMEYLMGKKENNGVYVCKNGYLMEKPKTLNDRLIEQNISAVKTLYNTDRYNVTVSVVPPAYEILKDDLPKNVYRDTILKLNAKLNDAFAGTGIVYADPTELLRKHKDDYLYYRTDHHLTSNGSYVVYHNLAKTLGYTPLSGDDFKISDVSREFLGTTYSKSLKKTTPDVICDYRPLETPRFKVKFPYEGTEADSMYFPAHLKEKDKYSYFLDGNHALTVIESPNKNGKNLVVLKDSYAHSIVPFLANHFETIHMIDLRYYNDDIIKYMGDNDVKDVLFLYSASSFMSDETIQKTAAYAENSVYLNQGVGMVFRTKPVGDGYFKNTAFIGDSLTDGLKDYANLPDAEFLCGTSMTIDALNTRQAPGGGTIMDRIQQGGFEKVYIMLGANEYVVESNKEKFIKKYGALIDTVKTHSPGAIVYIQSILPVSEQEQESGYLKNDEIKRYNQALLALAEEKEVYYIDVTRAVTDDKGNLISGSNTDGTHLNKEYYLKWLDYLKTHTVGASAEDGVGGESEEELKTDIDVKGLAQMVLQNVAFHDSLGEISRRVLYASYGLDESMLANAAGYRGGGATAEEIAVFEVKDEGDGAKVKQKAKDYIESRKNSFQNYIPGEMPKLNRPFIYANDKLVVVCIADDYGKLESKIKAFIK